The following coding sequences are from one Streptobacillus canis window:
- a CDS encoding redox-sensing transcriptional repressor Rex: protein MIKKYSPKDVSGRIVARLALYLGILKDLEKVQPEINSIELAQKMNTTAVQVRKDLSTFGEFGVRGKGYSVSALIREIESILGIDRENELILLGYGHVGKMIALNTDVLGEGFKLKAVFDKDPKKIGKEIPNLGIVVQDAKNCIEYIKKNRVHTVVLAINSEYAQMATNELIEAGVEAILNMTACKLELNSNTAVVNADISAKLKELNFWRINPELRGGINFD from the coding sequence ATGATAAAAAAATATAGTCCAAAAGATGTTTCAGGACGTATAGTAGCAAGACTAGCCCTGTACTTAGGGATATTGAAAGATTTAGAAAAAGTACAACCAGAAATTAACTCTATAGAGTTAGCTCAAAAAATGAATACTACAGCTGTTCAAGTAAGAAAAGACTTATCTACTTTTGGAGAATTTGGGGTAAGAGGTAAAGGATATAGCGTAAGTGCTTTAATTAGAGAAATAGAATCTATCTTAGGTATAGATAGAGAAAATGAACTAATCTTATTAGGATATGGACATGTTGGTAAAATGATAGCATTGAATACTGATGTTTTAGGAGAAGGGTTCAAATTAAAAGCAGTTTTTGATAAAGATCCTAAAAAAATAGGTAAAGAAATACCTAATTTAGGAATAGTAGTACAAGATGCAAAAAACTGTATTGAATATATTAAGAAAAACAGAGTACATACTGTTGTTTTAGCTATTAATAGTGAGTATGCTCAAATGGCTACAAATGAATTAATAGAAGCTGGAGTAGAAGCAATTTTAAATATGACTGCTTGTAAATTAGAATTAAATAGTAATACCGCAGTAGTTAATGCAGACATTTCAGCAAAACTTAAAGAATTAAATTTCTGGAGAATAAACCCAGAATTAAGAGGAGGAATTAATTTTGACTAA